In Gemmatimonadota bacterium, the genomic stretch TTCGACGCCGGCAACGTCTACCGCAGCGTTCGGCAGTACGACCCTACCCGCCTCTTCCGGGGCGCGGGCGTGGGCGCGGCATTAATTTCCCCGCTTGGGCCGATCGGGCTGGACCTGGGATACGGGTTCGACCGGACCGACCGGACGGGGCGCCCGGCTCCAGGCTGGAAGTTGCACTTCCGGCTCGGGAACTTCTTCTAGGGTCGCACTGTGCGGCCCCATATTCACAGCAGTTCTACAAGGACGAAGCAATGACGCGTGTTGGTCTTCCCATCCGGGCCCTGATGCTCCTCTCGCTGGTAGCTGGTACTGCTGCCGTCGCCTCGGCCCAGACAGGCGCTGGCTGCAAGGTGGCCTACGTTGCCGCGCAGCCTGTGCTCGCGCAGACGCCGGGCTACGCCGCGGCCGAATCGATCTGGACCAAGGAGTTCGAGGGGTATCGCAGCGAGATCGCCAAGCTGACGGATTCGCTCAACAAGGATGCCGCCAAGTTCGAGGAGTCCTCGGCCATGCTCTCGCCGACGAATCGCGACGCCGGCCGCAAGAAGCTCGAGGCCCAGCAGGCCGCGCTCGACGCGCGTCAGCAGGAACTGACCCAGCGTGCCGGTGCGCGCCGGCAGGAACTGCTCGCCCCGATCGAGTCGCGCGTGACGGCGATCATCGAAGGGATTC encodes the following:
- a CDS encoding OmpH family outer membrane protein, which codes for MTRVGLPIRALMLLSLVAGTAAVASAQTGAGCKVAYVAAQPVLAQTPGYAAAESIWTKEFEGYRSEIAKLTDSLNKDAAKFEESSAMLSPTNRDAGRKKLEAQQAALDARQQELTQRAGARRQELLAPIESRVTAIIEGIRAENNITMIFDVSQQSSNILTADKACDLTQRVVDRLKTGGTAPAPAPGAKKP